In Phaeobacter gallaeciensis DSM 26640, a genomic segment contains:
- the ubiB gene encoding 2-polyprenylphenol 6-hydroxylase, whose protein sequence is MRGPHNIIRLIRTGATFERTGAMNVVLDAFEAPKPLRILARTLGWPFKWLGYKGDPTMPPATRALTALGPAYIKFGQVLSTRPDVVGDDLAVQLRVLQDKLPPFSRAEAMAQVEQELGQPVDQIYSEFSEPIAAASIAQVHRARLRDTGQEVAVKVLRPGIERAFRKDVDAFYFAARIADLFAPGARRLKPMDVIKHFDGVVQGELDLRLESAAASEFAANTKNDEGFQLPQILWNHSARRVMTLGWADGLPLGDNAALDAAGHDRRVLAERVLSLFLRHALRDGYFHADMHQGNLKVAANGDIIAYDFGIMGHIDEYTRRVYAEILFGFIKRDYKRVAEVHFEAGYVPADRDVDEFARALRAVGEPIFGMDATHISMGRLLNYLFEVTERFGMETRTELILLQRTMVVVEGVARSLDPHINIWDSARPVVEDYIKKSIGPRAVVNDLMSTAKVMARFGPRLPALVEQALIAQIHETDDRNRRSGKTGWMLPGLCGLGLGLAIAFAAAAFS, encoded by the coding sequence ATGCGTGGCCCTCACAATATTATCCGCCTGATCCGCACAGGCGCCACATTCGAGCGCACGGGCGCCATGAATGTCGTACTGGATGCGTTTGAAGCGCCAAAACCCCTGCGCATTCTGGCCCGCACCCTTGGCTGGCCCTTCAAATGGCTGGGGTATAAGGGCGATCCGACGATGCCACCGGCCACCCGCGCGCTGACCGCACTGGGGCCTGCCTACATCAAATTCGGGCAGGTCTTGTCCACCCGGCCCGATGTGGTTGGTGATGATCTGGCGGTACAATTGCGGGTACTACAGGATAAGCTGCCCCCGTTTTCCCGGGCCGAAGCCATGGCCCAGGTCGAGCAGGAACTCGGACAGCCGGTTGATCAAATCTATTCCGAGTTCAGCGAACCCATTGCCGCAGCGTCTATCGCGCAGGTGCATCGCGCACGGCTGAGGGACACCGGCCAAGAGGTTGCCGTGAAAGTGCTGCGCCCCGGCATCGAACGCGCCTTCCGCAAGGATGTGGACGCGTTCTATTTTGCCGCGCGGATTGCTGATCTGTTTGCCCCCGGCGCACGGCGTCTGAAGCCGATGGATGTGATCAAGCATTTCGATGGCGTTGTGCAGGGCGAATTGGATCTGCGGTTGGAAAGCGCCGCCGCCTCCGAGTTTGCCGCCAATACCAAGAATGACGAAGGTTTTCAGCTGCCTCAGATTCTGTGGAACCACTCGGCCCGCCGCGTGATGACACTCGGCTGGGCCGACGGGCTGCCGCTTGGTGACAATGCCGCGCTGGATGCCGCCGGGCATGACCGTCGGGTGTTGGCGGAGCGTGTACTCTCATTGTTTCTACGCCATGCGCTGCGCGATGGTTATTTCCATGCGGACATGCATCAGGGCAACCTGAAAGTCGCAGCCAATGGTGATATTATCGCCTATGACTTCGGCATCATGGGGCATATCGATGAATACACCCGCCGGGTCTACGCCGAGATTCTCTTTGGTTTCATCAAACGGGACTACAAGCGTGTCGCCGAGGTTCATTTTGAGGCCGGATATGTGCCTGCCGACCGCGATGTCGATGAATTTGCCCGCGCCCTGCGCGCGGTGGGGGAACCGATCTTTGGCATGGACGCCACCCATATCTCCATGGGGCGGTTGCTCAACTATCTGTTTGAAGTGACCGAGCGTTTTGGCATGGAAACCCGGACCGAGTTGATCCTGCTGCAACGCACCATGGTAGTGGTGGAAGGTGTGGCGCGGTCACTGGACCCCCATATCAACATCTGGGATTCGGCCCGCCCCGTGGTTGAAGACTACATCAAGAAATCCATTGGTCCCCGGGCCGTCGTCAATGACTTGATGAGCACGGCCAAGGTGATGGCCCGTTTTGGCCCCCGCCTGCCCGCGCTTGTCGAACAGGCGTTGATTGCCCAGATTCATGAAACCGATGACCGCAACCGTCGATCCGGAAAGACTGGCTGGATGCTGCCGGGGCTCTGCGGCCTGGGGCTGGGTCTGGCGATTGCTTTTGCTGCAGCCGCTTTTAGCTAG
- the ubiE gene encoding bifunctional demethylmenaquinone methyltransferase/2-methoxy-6-polyprenyl-1,4-benzoquinol methylase UbiE has translation MTQRSEDTTHFGFETVPESEKAGRVQGVFNSVASKYDVMNDVMSMGIHRIWKDAMMDWLSPRPGQRLLDVAGGTGDISFRFLKRAGYGHSTVLDLTAPMLEEGRKRAEAAQMADSLDWVTGDAMALPFKDNTFDVYTISFGIRNVTRPQEALNEAYRVLKPGGRLMVLEFSQLPNPAMQKAYDLYSFNVIPRMGQMIANDYDSYQYLVESIRNFPDQDTFLSMLREAGFANAKYRNLSLGIAALHSGWKI, from the coding sequence ATGACCCAGAGATCTGAAGATACCACCCATTTCGGGTTCGAAACCGTGCCCGAGTCAGAAAAGGCGGGGCGCGTGCAGGGCGTATTCAACTCAGTCGCGTCAAAATACGACGTGATGAATGATGTCATGAGCATGGGCATCCACCGGATCTGGAAAGATGCGATGATGGACTGGCTGTCACCGCGCCCCGGTCAACGCCTTCTGGATGTGGCCGGAGGTACCGGCGATATCTCGTTCCGGTTCCTGAAGCGCGCAGGCTATGGCCATTCCACTGTGCTCGATCTGACCGCGCCAATGCTGGAAGAGGGCCGCAAACGGGCTGAGGCCGCGCAGATGGCCGACAGTCTGGACTGGGTCACCGGTGATGCCATGGCGCTGCCGTTCAAGGATAACACCTTTGATGTCTACACCATCTCCTTTGGCATTCGGAATGTCACCCGCCCTCAGGAAGCACTGAATGAGGCTTACCGGGTGCTGAAACCCGGCGGTCGGCTGATGGTGCTGGAATTCAGCCAGCTGCCAAACCCGGCAATGCAGAAGGCCTATGACCTGTATTCCTTCAACGTGATTCCCCGCATGGGTCAGATGATCGCGAACGATTATGACAGCTATCAATATCTGGTCGAATCGATCCGCAATTTCCCGGATCAGGACACATTCCTGTCGATGCTGCGTGAGGCCGGGTTTGCCAACGCCAAATATCGCAACCTGTCGCTGGGCATCGCGGCGCTGCACTCTGGCTGGAAGATCTGA